The Manduca sexta isolate Smith_Timp_Sample1 unplaced genomic scaffold, JHU_Msex_v1.0 HiC_scaffold_405, whole genome shotgun sequence genome window below encodes:
- the LOC115443285 gene encoding LOW QUALITY PROTEIN: N-glycosylase/DNA lyase (The sequence of the model RefSeq protein was modified relative to this genomic sequence to represent the inferred CDS: deleted 1 base in 1 codon) has translation MSWNKLLCNHRELQLLGTLSGGQSFRWIHNKENDEWTGIFSKTVWKLKQENDYLLYQVIGSLLTTTQTIIKNKKQKNTANRIFESLLEQYFRLDFNLSKYYEQWSEKDGLFKSACEQFYGIRMLSQEPVEKLFSFICSQNNHISRISSMVEKLCSQYGDEICKHDGVTYYAFPEVEQLAQPEVEPKLRKLGFGYRAKFIQKSATQIVEWGGNEWFKSLQDMKYKDAKQELMKLHGIGPKVADCICLMSLNHLEALPVDTHVYQIAAQNYLPHLRGKKNVTEKMYAEIGDHFRNLYGDMAGWAHTVLFCADLKKFQKSDESNSVVPKKKRKK, from the exons ATGTCctggaataaattattatgcaatCATCGCGAGCTTCAGCTGCTCGGTACTTTGTCTGGTGGACAAAGTTTTAG gtggatacataataaagaaaatgatgAATGGACTGGAATATTTTCGAAAACAGTGTGGAAATTAAAACAGGAGAATGATTATTTACTATACCAAGTCATCGGTTCGTTATTGACCACAACACAgaccataattaaaaataaaaaacaaaaaaacacagcCAACAGGATCTTTGAAAGtttattagaacaatattttagaCTTGATTTTAATCTCAGTAAATACTATGAACAATGGTCAGAGAAAGATGGACTTTTCAAGTCAGCATGTGAACAATTT TATGGGATCAGAATGCTCTCCCAAGAGCCAGTAGAAAAGCTATTTTCGTTTATATGTAGTCAAAATAATCACATTTCAAG GATATCGAGTATGGTTGAGAAACTATGCTCGCAGTATGGAGATGAGATTTGTAAACATGACGGGGTGACATACTACGCATTCCCTGAAGTTGAACAATTGGCTCAACCAGAG GTGGAACCAAAGTTGCGGAAGCTAGGTTTTGGGTACAGAGCCAAGTTTATACAAAAGTCAGCAACACAAATTGTAGAATGGGGTGGTAATGAATGGTTTAAGAGCTTGCAAGATATGAAATACAAAGATGCTAAACAGGAATTAATGAAGTTACATGGGATTGGACCTAAG GTAGCTGACTGCATCTGTCTAATGTCCCTCAACCACCTCGAAGCTTTACCAGTAGACACCCATGTCTATCAAATAGCAGCTCAAAATTATCTGCCCCATTTACGAGGAAAGAAGAATGTCACTGAAAAAATGTATGCTGAAATTGGGGATCATTTCAGAAATTTATATGGAGATATGGCTGGATGGGCTCACACG GTATTATTTTGCGCGGATCTAAAGAAGTTTCAAAAATCAGATGAATCTAATAGTGTTGTGCCaaaaaagaaaaggaaaaaatGA